The genomic region GGATCCCGGTCTTGCCCTTGGCGTGTCCCTCGTGGCGGTCCGGATTCTTGCTCAGCCTCTGGTCAGCCAGCGCTCGGCGGGCGTCCGCGTACCGGGTGACCAGCCAGGCCTCGACCCCGCTGGGGAGCTTGGTGCGGTGCACCGGCGCGTGCTCGCGCAGCCAGGCGTAGGCGGGGTAGGGATCGGTCGCGAACTCCCAGTCGAACAGGGTCGGTCCCCGGCGGGAAGGGGAGGTCGAAGGGGTGTCGGCGGAGGCTGCGGGGGTCTGCTCATGCACCTGCTGACCGTATCCCGGCACCCGACCCCGATCCCATATGGGTGGTTCGTCGCGGCTGTCCGTAGATCTGCCATCACTTGACCTCATCTTCTCCGACATTCCTACTTTCGGTTTTGTGGATGTGAGGATCTTGAAAAGCAGCTTCGCGGTGGTGGAGAGACGGGCCGAGCACGCGGTCAAGTTCTTCTACTCCCACCTGTTCTGGCACAACCCCGGAGTCCGTGAGCTCTTCCCGGCCTCCTTCGAGGAAATGGAGCGACAGCGGGACCGGCTCTTCGCCGCGCTCACCCACGTGATCGCCCACCTGGAGAACGAGACCCTCGTCCCCTATCTCCATGAGCTGGGCCGCGACCACCGCAAGTTCCAGGCCCGCCCCGAGCACTACGCGGCCGTGGGCGAAAGCCTGCTCGCCGCCCTCGCCGCGACCTCCGGATCGGCGTGGACCCCGACGGTGGAGAAGGCATGGAGCGAGGCGTACCAGGTGATCGCCGACACGATGACGGCCGGCGCCGCCGCGGCCGAGGACCCGCCCTGGTGGGACGCGGAGGTCGTGCGCCACCTCCAGTACGGAAAGGACATCGGCGTGCTGACCCTGGCGCCGCACGCCCCCTTCCCGTATGTACCCGGCCAGTACACGAGCGTGAGCAGCGAGCGGGTCCCGAAGACCTGGCGCACGTACTCCATCGGCAACGCACCCCGCCCGGACGGCACCCTGGACCTGCACGTCAGCCGGATCCAGCGGGGGCGGGTCAGCACCGCCCTGGTCCGCGACGTCCAGCCGGGCGAGCGCCTGCGGCTCGCCGCCGCCGGCGGGCAGCTGACCTTCCGCCGCGCGGACCGCCCGGCCAGCTTCATCGCCGCCGGGACCGGCTGGGCGCCGGTCCGGGCCATGCTGGAGGATCTCGGGAAACACCCGCCCGACCAGGACGTGCGGCTCTTCGTGGTGGGACGGGACCCGGCCCACCTCTACGACCGCCCGCTGATCGACGAGTGGGCCGCCGCCTGCGACTGGCTCGGCGTCACCTACATCACGCCCGCTCCCGGGCGGCACCGCAACCAGGCCACCGACCGGCTGGCCACCGCGCTCAGCAACCGGGCCCTGTGGCCCGACCAGGACGTCTACCTCAGCGGGCCGCCGCCGTTCGTCGAGGAGACCGCGTACCTCCTGGAGGAGCTCGGCGCCCGACCGGGCCGGATCTTCTACGACTCCGTCCCCGACGCCGGAAAGGGCCACGGCCCGAACGGCCGCCCGCTGGGCTTCGGGGAATGGTTCCTGAACCGCCCGCCGCCTCACTGGCACGACCCCGCGGGCCGCGCGCCCCGGGCCGACTGAGACGCCATACCGCTGCTGAGGGCTACTCGCCGACGCCCTCGGCCGCACGGATCGCGTCCCGGTAGACGCGGGCCGCCGCCCGCAGCGCGGTCTCGGGGTCGATCCCCTCCGCCTCGGCGCGCGCCGCCAGTTCCAGCAGCTCGTACCCGATGCCCTCACCGCGGGGCAGTTCGACGGCCACGCCGCCCGTACGCACCCGGCCCGCAAGTTTGGCCGCGAGCGCGAGGCCCGGCTGGCCCACCGGAATCCCGTCCGTGACGGACTCCCGCCGCTTCTCGGCCGCCTTGGTGCGCTGCCAGTGGGCGCTGACGTCCTCCGGAGTCTCGGCCGTCTCGTCGCCGAAGACGTGCGGGTGGCGGTGGATCAGCTTCTCCACCAGGGCCCCGGCCACGTCGTCGATGGAGAACGCCTCGTCGCCGTCCCCGGTGCCCTCCTCCGCGATCCGGGCGTGGAAGACCACCTGGAGCAGGACGTCGCCGAGCTCCTCCCGCAGTTCCTCCCGGTCCCCGTCCTCGATCGCCTCGACCAGCTCGTACGCCTCCTCGATCGCGTACTTGGCCAGCCCCCGGTGGGTCTGCCGCGACGTCCAAGGGCATTCGCGCCGCACCCGGTCCATCACCTGGACCAGGTCGAGCAGACGGGCACCCGGCAGGTCGTACGAGCCGGGCAGCAGTTCCAGGTCGGGCATGGAGACCCGGCCCGATCCGGCCAGGCGCGCCAGCCCGTCGGTGAGCCGCTGGTCACCTTCGCCGCCCGGGAGCACCACGACGGTGCGGCCGCCGGCGCAGGCCTCGACCAGCGCGTGCGCCTCCGGGCTCTCGTGGACCACCTCGACACCCGCCTCCCGCAGGTACGGGAGCTGCGGGTGGCCGGGGTCGGCGCAGACCACCCGGTCCGCGGCGTGCAGGGCCTGCCACGCGGGCCAGGACAGCACGCCGGGGGCGACCCGGTGGCTGGTGGTCAGCAGGACGATGCGGCCGGTGGGCTCGGCCGTGGTGGATTCGGAGGGGTCGTGGTCGGTCACCCTCCGAACCTACCTCCGTCCGCCGTCCCGCGGCCCGGAGGGGCCCCGGTCGGTGTCAGGCTCCGGCGGGTTCCTGCTCGGGCCGGGTCCGCTGGGTGATCCAGGGGGTCTGTCCGGTGCCGAGCTTGATCTGCTGGGCGTCCCAGGCGCCGTAGCGCGGGTTGACCTCGATGCGCAGGGCCTTCGCGGCGGCCCGGGCCGGCTCCTCCAGCTTCCCGTTCCCGTACTTGGCGGCCAGCTTGGTGAGCAGCACGCGGTCCCGGATGAACCGGTCGGCCTGGCCGGGGGCCATGTGGCCCTTCTGCAGGAGCAGCGCCTCGAACTGCTCCGCTCCCTTGTTGTCCTCCACGTACGCCTTGCGCTCGTCCTCGATCTCCTTGGTGGAGACCGCGATTCCGGCCGTCGTGGCCATCTTGTCGATGATCCGGTTCTGGAGGATCGAGTCGAGCCGCTCCCGCTCCAGGTTCGGGGTGCTCGCGATGAGCTCGGCGGCGGCCTGCCCGGTCTTGTTCTGCGCCGCGCGCACGTCGTTGACCTGTGCCTGGAGTGCGGAGGTGGTGATGCGTTCGCCGCCGACGACGGCCGCGGTACCGGGGCGGGCTTCGCCCGAGCAGGCGGCCAGCAGCGGGGCCGCCAGGAGCAGGGCGGCGGAGACGGAGAGCGCTGTGCGACGGTGCAAAGGAGCCTCCAGGGCCGGGAGATTGTGCGTCGGTGCACAAGGGCCGTGCGGTGATCGATGGTATGAGGTCGCGGTGGTCCGGGCCACCGGTTCGACCAACGATTCCCGAGGTGTCGGGGTGCGCGGTTGTTCGTGTCGGGGTCACTCCGCGGCCACCCTCCGGCCCTCCCGTGCTGCCAAGGTCGGCCCACCATGTCGACACCGCACCGCTCGCCGCACGGCTCACCGCGCCGCCTGAGCTTGCTCGGCTCGGCCCTGGCCGCCCTGCTCACGGTGGTGGCCGTGTGCGCCGGGGACGCCGTGGCCCGCGTCTTCCCGTACGGCCCACGCCACCGCAGCATCAACGACCTCGGCAATCAGTTCGTCCCCTTCCACGCGCACCTGTGGGACCTCCTGCACGGCCGCGCGCGGGGCGGACTGCTGTTCAACTGGCAGTCCGGATACGGCACCAGTTTCCTGCCCGACCTCGGGACCTACCTCACCAGCCCGTTCTCCGTCCTGGTCGGTCTCTTCCCGCGCGACGGCATAGACCTCGCGGTGTACGTGGTCACCGTCCTGAAGACGGCGGCCGCGGCGGCGGCGATGACCTGGCTGCTGCGCACGCAGCGCCGCGGGGCCTGGTGGGCGGCGGGGCTGCTCGGGGCCTCGTACGCGCTGTGCGGCTGGTCGGTGATCGAGGCCTCCTACAACCCGATGTGGCTCGACGGGCTGATCGCCTTCCCCCTGCTGTGCCTGACCGGTGAATGGGCCCTGCGCGGGCGGCGGATCGTGCTGTCGCCGCTGGTCGTCGCCGTCTGCTGGACGGCGAACTTCTACACCGCCTACATGGCGACGCTGGGTGCGGCGCTGGTGCTGCTGGTACGGGTGGTACTGACGCGTGAGGGGGTCCGGACCCGGCTCGCAGTGATCGGGCGGGCGGCCGCGACGACCGTGCTGGGGATCGCCCTCGCGGCGCCGGTCCTGGCCCCCCTGTTCCTCAGCTCCGGGCAGGCCTACCCGGGCTGGGTCAAGGAGTTCAGGCCGGTGTCCTGGGCGGACCTCTTCGCCCGCCTGATGCCGGCCACGTACTCCTTCTCCTCCCCCGCCGTCTTCCTGGGCACCGGGACACTGCTGCTGGTGGCCGCGCTCCCCTTCCACGGGACCGTGCCGCCGCGCACCCGGCTGGCGTGGGCGGGGCTGACGGCGGCCGTGGCGCTCTCCCTCCAGTGGGCGCCGACGCACCTGGCCTGGCACCTGTTCGCGACCCCGAACGGAAGCCCGTACCGGCAGGCCTTCGTGCTGGCCGGGATCGCCGTGCTCGCCGCCTGGACCGGACTTTCGGCGGGGCTGCCGGGGCCGCGCGCGCTGGCGGCGGGAGCGGGCCTGCTGGCGGCCGCGGCGCTGTGGGCACGCGGCAGCACGCTGACGACGGCGTGGGGGTACGTGCTCTTCGGCGGCGGGCTGGCGCTGGCCGCCGCGGGCTGGTGGGCGCTGCAGCTGCGCCACCGCCGCCTGGCGCTCCCGGCGGCCGCGCTCCTGGCGGCCGTACTCGTCGGCCAGGCCGCCGCGACGACCGCGTACGGGCACAAGGGCAAGCTGGGCGGCCTCGACGACTACCCGTCCTGGTCCTCGGCGCACACCGCGCGCGCCGAGGCCCTGGCCGGCGCCGAGGGCTGGCCGGCGTACCGGACCGACCCGAGCCGGCCGGCCCTGACGGGCAACGACCCGATGCTGCTGGGCGGGGAGGGCGGCTCGTACTACAGCAGCCACACCCCGGACGTGTTCACCCGGACGATGGTGGCGCTGGGCGCGGGCTGGACCTCGCGCGGGCGCAACGTACAGAGCATCGACAACCCGGTGACGGACGCCGTCTTCGCGGTCGGCGCCCGGCTGCGGCCGGACGGCACGGTCGCCCGCGCCGAGGTCCCTCCGCTGGTCACGACCCGCCCGCCGGGCGCTCCCGCCGCCTACGGCGACTCCCCCTTCGCCAACCAGGAACTGCTGCTGGGCGCGCGGGTGTACGAGGACCCAGCTGCGCCGGGGATCTGCCGCGCGGGCACGGAGGCCTACCTGTGGGCGCCGGAGTACAACGCGACGGCCCGGCTCGTCGGCGGCCCGCCGCTGCGGCTGAACGGCAACGCCCCGCGCAACCGGGCGGCCGTCCAGCCGCTGGGCGTCTCGCGGGGGGAGTCCTCACCGCTGGTCTTCGACCAGGCCGCGCCCGCGCGGTGGACGCTGTCCTGCCTGGACCGGGGCCGGCTGGACGCGGCCGTGGACCGGCTGCGCGCCACGGCCGCCACGTCGGTCGTGGTCGGCTCCTCGCGGGTCCGGGCCACGCTCCCGCCGGGCAGCACGGGCACGGCGGTCCTGTCGGTCCCCGCGATCTCCGGGTGGAGCTGCAACGACCGTCCGGCGTCGGCCTATCTGGGCCTGGTCGCGGTCCCGTTGGAGCC from Streptomyces sp. NBC_00190 harbors:
- a CDS encoding globin domain-containing protein: MRILKSSFAVVERRAEHAVKFFYSHLFWHNPGVRELFPASFEEMERQRDRLFAALTHVIAHLENETLVPYLHELGRDHRKFQARPEHYAAVGESLLAALAATSGSAWTPTVEKAWSEAYQVIADTMTAGAAAAEDPPWWDAEVVRHLQYGKDIGVLTLAPHAPFPYVPGQYTSVSSERVPKTWRTYSIGNAPRPDGTLDLHVSRIQRGRVSTALVRDVQPGERLRLAAAGGQLTFRRADRPASFIAAGTGWAPVRAMLEDLGKHPPDQDVRLFVVGRDPAHLYDRPLIDEWAAACDWLGVTYITPAPGRHRNQATDRLATALSNRALWPDQDVYLSGPPPFVEETAYLLEELGARPGRIFYDSVPDAGKGHGPNGRPLGFGEWFLNRPPPHWHDPAGRAPRAD
- a CDS encoding nucleoside triphosphate pyrophosphohydrolase — encoded protein: MTDHDPSESTTAEPTGRIVLLTTSHRVAPGVLSWPAWQALHAADRVVCADPGHPQLPYLREAGVEVVHESPEAHALVEACAGGRTVVVLPGGEGDQRLTDGLARLAGSGRVSMPDLELLPGSYDLPGARLLDLVQVMDRVRRECPWTSRQTHRGLAKYAIEEAYELVEAIEDGDREELREELGDVLLQVVFHARIAEEGTGDGDEAFSIDDVAGALVEKLIHRHPHVFGDETAETPEDVSAHWQRTKAAEKRRESVTDGIPVGQPGLALAAKLAGRVRTGGVAVELPRGEGIGYELLELAARAEAEGIDPETALRAAARVYRDAIRAAEGVGE
- a CDS encoding SurA N-terminal domain-containing protein, with translation MHRRTALSVSAALLLAAPLLAACSGEARPGTAAVVGGERITTSALQAQVNDVRAAQNKTGQAAAELIASTPNLERERLDSILQNRIIDKMATTAGIAVSTKEIEDERKAYVEDNKGAEQFEALLLQKGHMAPGQADRFIRDRVLLTKLAAKYGNGKLEEPARAAAKALRIEVNPRYGAWDAQQIKLGTGQTPWITQRTRPEQEPAGA
- a CDS encoding YfhO family protein; protein product: MSTPHRSPHGSPRRLSLLGSALAALLTVVAVCAGDAVARVFPYGPRHRSINDLGNQFVPFHAHLWDLLHGRARGGLLFNWQSGYGTSFLPDLGTYLTSPFSVLVGLFPRDGIDLAVYVVTVLKTAAAAAAMTWLLRTQRRGAWWAAGLLGASYALCGWSVIEASYNPMWLDGLIAFPLLCLTGEWALRGRRIVLSPLVVAVCWTANFYTAYMATLGAALVLLVRVVLTREGVRTRLAVIGRAAATTVLGIALAAPVLAPLFLSSGQAYPGWVKEFRPVSWADLFARLMPATYSFSSPAVFLGTGTLLLVAALPFHGTVPPRTRLAWAGLTAAVALSLQWAPTHLAWHLFATPNGSPYRQAFVLAGIAVLAAWTGLSAGLPGPRALAAGAGLLAAAALWARGSTLTTAWGYVLFGGGLALAAAGWWALQLRHRRLALPAAALLAAVLVGQAAATTAYGHKGKLGGLDDYPSWSSAHTARAEALAGAEGWPAYRTDPSRPALTGNDPMLLGGEGGSYYSSHTPDVFTRTMVALGAGWTSRGRNVQSIDNPVTDAVFAVGARLRPDGTVARAEVPPLVTTRPPGAPAAYGDSPFANQELLLGARVYEDPAAPGICRAGTEAYLWAPEYNATARLVGGPPLRLNGNAPRNRAAVQPLGVSRGESSPLVFDQAAPARWTLSCLDRGRLDAAVDRLRATAATSVVVGSSRVRATLPPGSTGTAVLSVPAISGWSCNDRPASAYLGLVAVPLEPGTTRLDCTFRPPGLIPGAAVAALALTVVPVLALWQRRHGQRRQRT